The genomic stretch GTGCAGTGCTGATATGGTGACATTTCCTGACTTTATATTAACTCATCTGTTGAATAGTTTTGGTTTGAATTTGATCTAAAATCATTTGATAACTTTCTCTCAACAGCAAATGTTTCCTGAGTGAAACCACTAATTATCAAGTAAAATTCACAAACACTGATGAGCTCTGCTAAAGAGATCTGCAAGCTGCTAAACacattttacttaaaataattttcaGGAATATAGAAAGACAAAACTAAGTAAAATCTTTATTACTTTAACTATGATATGACAGATGCCATGACAAGACGTCTCAATTGGAATTTTTACAACTTTCAACTATCATGAAATCTTTAGCTAAGACATTAATCGAAGTAAAGGTTTTCATTAATCTGTTGCATTTTGTACTGTTTTGATTTTGGTGGTGTCTGtgttcttctttttgttgtttggaACATTGGAAGTTGATTTATGAAGCTTTCCTGGCAAGAGTTTTAAATATCTCATTCAAATATAGAATTCACTTtatcagagcagagcagaagcAAACAGTCATTAGCACAGCAGGGAAAAGTTTTAAagttacacataaaaacatgaaagtgcACTAAATACtaaagaaaatgtgcaaatcTTAGCTTACTTTGTAAAAgcactttatattatatattagacATCAGCATTTTTCTCACAGGTCCACTGCAGATAAACACGACATGGCAGATCATTCCAGTTGTTTAGAGTTTTAGAGCCAGTATAGAAATGTGCACAGTCCTCTTCACCGTACGTTCCAGCTCCATTATCAGGCTGATTTGTCCCCCAGTAGCTACAGGTCAGTGAACAAGAGAAACGTGACAATGTTAATCTCTGACATGAACACAGTCCATCACTGAAACATAAGAAAACTGATTGTGCCTCATTCTAGTCATTAtagctcttcttcttctcttcttctctactATGAAAACCATATTTCTTCACAAACATGACAGAGTcaaatttcaattaaaatttaaaaattcagtTCAGTTGATTTTGGGTCTACCCTCAGACCCTAAAACTTTGCATAGTACTGTGTATTTCAACTTTTCCCAGAAAAATCTATTTTGTTCCTGTCAGACTGGCATGTTAAATATGCAGGAGTCTCATCAGTCATTGCCTTAGATAGGACACCAGCTAGATGGGTAAATCAAAGTTGTGtcaaattcaaaatgctttGTCATTACATACATGATCAAAACATACCAGATTATTTCAGaattgaaaagaaaattgatttgtgacatttttattgagAAACCTGGCTGTGGACCAGAAATCCTGTCTTAGGTGCACcatgaaatgtttgtttagtttgaTTATTTACCACTGTTTCTCATCATCTCAGAGTTTTAGTTGGAAACATCTGGGCCTGATGCTCCCATCTTATAACACTGCATCCTGACATACAGCGAACCGGCGATGAAATCTCGTGCGAAACTGTCCTGATATGCAGCGTGACAATTTTATCGTAAGTATATTCCAAACCAATCAAATTATTGAGGGGCGTAAACAAACTTCTGGCACTATCAACAGGAAGCAGCGTGTATATTTCAACCAATAAGAAGTGTTTAGGGGTGGGACACAACCGCAAAATTTCATCCAGATAGAGACAGAGCGAGCGATTCTTTTGAGGGGTGGGTGTTATCGCTGGACAGGGCAATGTCGCTCGCGGCATGTCAGGAAAGCCTGATTTAAAACTCATgcattttaatcaatttttcTCGCTCGCGTCGCTGTATGTCAGGATGCGGTGTAAGACACTGCCCTCCTGGcctggctctctctctcactctcagctCCCCAGTGCATTTGTAGTTTTGTGTTTACACATTCATCTTTTGTTTTACATTCTACacttcacactgatgcacacacacacacaccaccaatTTGACTGTCCACATCCCATGGTTCCtttagtttgtgttgtttttatcatttgcCTGTAGCCTGCATCTCCCTCACTATTTTTGTCATGGCTTTAGAGACAGGTCATGACAGAGTTGCCAATACAACAACAATCTGAAGCCAAACCTTAAAGTCAGCAGTGTTCCATCAATCCATTTCCAGGttccctctgtgtctctgtcagtCAAACCAATCCAACTCATAGTTTCTTTCTCGGTGAAGGTAGAGAAGAACTTCTGTtttcaaaaaagaaaggaaaaaaaggcatactatttatattgttgtttgAACAACACTATATAAGCAGTTTACATATGATTACTCTGAACAGGAGAAGAAGCTGTTCAGCATCTTGCTAGATCTGCAGAAGATGCTCCTGTAATTCCTCCTAGTCGACAGGAAGGTGAGGGTCTCTAATGAAAAAAGTAGCTCTGCGAATTACAAACATACTAACAAACACTGCGTACCTGTTCTTCAAGGCTGTTTATAACCACCAgatctgctcctctctctctgcagtcctGTCTGCCTGTTGACCAGGAACCACGCTCACTGGAGAGACGATAACAGGAACAGCTGAACATCTTCCATCCTGCAGGACAAGTTTGATCTGTAACACACAACATTAGATATTAGACAAGAAGCAATTCTGTCTAATTCCACAGtatgatgattaaaaacatgcttATTAAGCACAGAATTGGTTCACCATATTTTAGTGGATGACTCCTACTGTGAATTACATAATATGTGACCAGGATTGACTTGTTGATATTCTACCAACTAAGGAGCTATTCTGAACCTTTAAGATAATTTTAGACATGTTTACCTTTATTTTTTGGCTGCAGTTCTGCATTAAATGTTGTGATTACCACATCTTTCAAATGATAATGGCATCAGTTTTGGTTTGATAAATGATAAGATGatgataagatattcctttattagttcAACGCTGAGGAAATTCTATAGGCAAAGCCACTAGAAAATATTACATTGGAATTTCCCTACGTAACGCTCAACTCCATCTCACTAAAAACATCTCTGCCTACAGAAAAACTCAATTAGGATTTCAGTCCTTATCTCCAACTTCCCCCTAGCTTACCAGTGCATTAAATGCCAGCTGCTTTCTCTGCTGTGCCACCTCAACTGTGTCATCCGCATCATCCCTCAAGACCAAACCTTCATGTCACATCTCTATGCTGTAGCCAAGATGTGCAACGAGACGTTGGATGTGCATGCAGGATGGTATTAAAACTGTGGCACCAGTTCCTGTCCTCATGgaacagcatttttttcttctacaaTGAACACATCTTCAGGCCCAAAGACATCAAACTGTACACCGACATGGCCCCATCCCTCAGCTTTGGCAGCTATTATGGCGTCAGATGGTTCTCTGCCAAATAGATTCCTGAATTCTCGTCCCTAACCTATCCACCCGTTGAAATGTCCCCAATAATCGCCTTCTTCTCTGATACCAGCGCAGTAGTAGACATCATCAACAGAGTTCAGTCACAGTTTGGATATCATGCCATTCATGTGAGAGCTTACCCATGTGTCAGCACAGCAACAGTTCACCATTTAAGCACATCACATACCCAGCTACAAAAATACTGTGACTGACTCACTGTCTCATTTCTCATTTCAGAAATTCAGATACTTGGCACCAGCTGCCGACCCTCTCGCGGCTCTGGTCTCACCGTTTTCAGGCACTATCTTCCACTAAACCCACAACTGGAACAACTAGTCCTCATCTCTCAAGACACCATCCTCAACAGCCTCGCTCTTTGAACCCTTTCATCATCCTTGAACGGGTGGAACTGCTTTAAAACCTTCCACAAATCCGCCCGTTTCCATAAACCAATGTTCTTAAGGATAGAATGGGCATATGTGATGAAGctaaaaaatattaagaacatcGGGCCACAATTGAAGTCTATATCAGTGGAAAATACTTCATCATTAATCTGTCCTCCAAAGCACCATGTTCAAGCTTTTCTCACTCACATATCAGCATGTTAAGCAAAGGACTCCATAAAGCCGAACCATATCCCCCGTCAAAACGTTCACCACTCACCTCAGACCTCCTCACCTGTTGTATCAGAACCCTCGGCACAGGTGACCTTTCCACATTTCATCAACAAGGTTTTggaatccatgtttttactaaCATTGTTCAGTTTTCTGCACTGCCACAAGTTCACTACTTCTTCCTACCATGACCCATCACAACACGCCACATATCCGAAATCTGACATATCAGTCCACCCACCTGACACAATCGAGACCAACCAAACTGGCCATCCTCAACCTATCTTCCTATTCCATTCAGATTCATTCTTGAGCCCTTATGACTACATCCACTTTAGACATGCTAGCTGCGCTTCCCCCTTGGCCCGCTGTTTATTATGACAGGTACAGTAGACACGCGCTTTTGGTTCCACTACCACCTACGCCAAATACTGATAAAATTCGGAATAGCCCCAGAACCATACTCAGACACATCTCCCACACCCAGAGTCTCACCTCACACCCACCTAGAGACGGGTACTGCAACCTATGCCTCCACCCATCCACTGGTACCTGACTCATTGTTTCATCCTTCACCCTATACCCTACACCCCTATTCCTTTTTTGTGAAAAGTCCTCCACACATCTAACAGTTCATGTGCTTCAATTgagtgtctgaaaacaaaaacaaaaaaaaacacagacattacACCTCAAATTACTAAATTGTATGCCAGCGATTATAGACAAAATAACCAAATGTTGGTTAGCTTACTTGGATATTCCCTCTCACTTTAAACTGCATGAATACTACTCATTTTTCAGGTATAAAATAAAGTCAGACCTACTGTACATTGACGAAGGATTGGcagttaagtttattttatcttttggcCCCTAAAATACTTAATGATGCTACAGTCATTTCCTGTTAATAGGACTTAGGAAGGACTCTTTAACTATAAAGTAGATGCTAAAAAGATATCTGAGGGGGGAAAAGTGccccataaataaattaaaaggttGCAATAAAGTTACAGCGAAAAGGTAAACtgacattaaatataatttacagaTCGTAGGATATAAGTGTCATTTGACCATAAATTTTGATTCATAAGTTCGACACATGAAACTGTGGTCAGTCCTGAACTGCATGTTAAGAAACAGCTGTTCACTACCCACACAGACAAGGACTTACTTTGCATGGACAAACACTGCAGCCGGTGTAGCTTCTTAGTAGTTTCACTGAGTTTGGCATTCAGCAGGTCTCTCTCTTCAGTTAAACCACGAACCACATCACTGTCTGAAATATATCAAGATACATGTTTCTTAAACACAAAATACCTGAAGCTTCAATAATGACATTAACTAAAGATTCTATTTTTGAATTGCCACCATTAATGAGGCTATGCTACAGcgaacatggcaagaaatcgAGTAGTTAATATGGAAAATAGTTTATATGAACCGGAATAAATTACTAGTACTTctactactaatgtttgcagcAGTCACAAAATGCAGTTAAATTCAATTCTGTGCAAGtgaaccatccaaaaaaaacaaaaaaaaccccaaaacaataataataggccctggctctgggtgctctgggtTTATCCCCAGATCTTCTTAACTCCTAAATCCGcccctggtgtgtgtgtttcatgttacACCATGAAAATGAAACTTATCACGTTTTAACATAATATGCTTCACAGTATAATGTGAAAGTTTTGATATTGTGTAATAACATCATAACTTATTACTTTATAACATGAAACTCGTATTTGAATGAGGAAATGGTGTGTGGAGAACTGATAGTAATGTGGCTCATTTGCCATTTGACTACGTTAGTGCTTCATGCTTGGGTTGAGACAGATTCTGTTGTTATTGAGGGCATTGTGTGAGCCCTTCTCCACACACCAGCACTGAAAAGATGACCATTTTCTGATGCTGCAGTATAAGGAGAAAGTGTACGAGTACATAACAGGGAGTCCACCTCTGTCTGACGCCAACTCTAAGTTTCAAGTTATCTCTTAAAACGTCACGTCATAATGTGATCAATTATAGCGAATCATATTCCTGCTCACTGATTTCTCTTTTAATGTTAGTATACTCCTGTATATGTGAAGATGTGTCACATCCTAATAATTTCGGCCATCTGGCGtgttttaaaagacattttttgggGGTATTGATTTTGCCTCTCTATATGGAAATATGTACTTTCAAAGGACTGATATGGTCAATTAaaaattaattcatgttttttgtataGTTGTTTATATGGTTATAATAATGTATGATTAACACAAAATCCACACCGTTTGCGAACCAGTGCATTAGACAATGAACTGTTAAACACAGAAAGCAAACAGGGCATGACAAATTGtattatggcgcttttccactacacagttccagcacgactcgactcggctcgactcggtacggttccagaacagaccttttccattacaaaaaagtacctactcaacgtgggcgggttgtcatagcacggcAGCACTAAACTGCTGTGACGTCGTTCTATgcgcgacacaaacacaaacaatggaggacatggaggcgatggtgtacttgctgctcggtctgtggctttttgtcacaaacAAAGTGAGAGAAGATAGCCAGAAAGGCTGCAGGCGGCgagacaaaacacaataaaaaagtacaGAGTTTTGGCAGCCGTACAGCAATATGAAGCCGAAGATGAGAGGATATGAGCTGCTATGAGACGGTGTATGAGGGTAAGCTAATGGTAGCTATCGCTAGCTTGCTAGCTAACTCGTATACAATGGTCCGTCTGTA from Scomber scombrus chromosome 13, fScoSco1.1, whole genome shotgun sequence encodes the following:
- the LOC133992983 gene encoding CD209 antigen-like protein C, giving the protein MEEIYVNVEYIKSVDSTPPTNQTGPRSSERRFHGAVVLCLGLLSVFLLAGLIGLGVHYSDVNHGLTEERDLLNANLTETTEELHRLQSLSKQNSDVIRGLTEERDLLNINLTETTQELHRLQSLSKQNSDVVRGLTEERDLLNAKLSETTKKLHRLQCLSMQNQTCPAGWKMFSCSCYRLSSERGSWSTGRQDCRERGADLVVINSLEEQKFFSTFTEKETMSWIGLTDRDTEGTWKWIDGTLLTLSYWGTNQPDNGAGTYGEEDCAHFYTGSKTLNNWNDLPCRVYLQWTCEKNADV